One Oryzomonas sagensis DNA segment encodes these proteins:
- a CDS encoding winged helix-turn-helix transcriptional regulator, translating into MNNSENSLESYRSLLLLSEITGEEPLSQRELSRRLGIAVGLVNSYLKNLVSKGYVRVKNFPSNRYAYLLTPQGLAEKSRLAYQHLSYFTSLYTVARQDYLDLFRRLEAAGVREVAFCGVDEVAEVAYLSLQETDIKLVAVMDDARAGETFFGVPVVALAAGAPQLTASLVISSLKRRNELLQALLGQGIALGRIFTAGADTGKENGGGRA; encoded by the coding sequence ATGAACAATAGTGAAAATTCACTCGAATCCTACCGCTCCCTCTTGCTGCTTTCCGAGATAACCGGCGAAGAACCCCTGTCCCAGCGGGAACTCTCCCGCCGGCTCGGCATTGCCGTCGGTCTGGTCAACTCCTACCTGAAAAACCTTGTTTCCAAAGGCTACGTGCGGGTCAAGAACTTCCCCAGCAACCGCTACGCCTATCTCCTCACCCCTCAAGGGCTGGCCGAGAAGAGCCGCCTGGCCTATCAGCACCTCAGCTACTTCACCAGCCTCTACACCGTTGCCCGCCAGGACTACCTGGACCTGTTCCGCCGCCTGGAAGCCGCCGGCGTGCGGGAGGTCGCCTTCTGCGGGGTGGACGAGGTGGCCGAGGTGGCCTACCTGTCGTTGCAGGAGACCGATATCAAGCTGGTTGCGGTCATGGACGACGCACGTGCCGGCGAGACCTTCTTCGGGGTGCCGGTCGTCGCACTGGCGGCGGGGGCGCCCCAGTTGACTGCCTCACTGGTGATTTCCTCCCTGAAGCGACGCAATGAGTTGCTGCAGGCGCTCCTGGGGCAGGGGATCGCCTTGGGGCGGATCTTCACCGCCGGAGCGGATACGGGCAAGGAAAATGGCGGAGGCCGGGCGTGA
- a CDS encoding glycosyltransferase family 2 protein, which produces MLCVSVIILTWNGRQYLDSCLNSLATQTFRDFETILVDNGSRDGSAAYVRNAYPWVRLVELPENVGFAEGNNRGLAVAKGAHIVTLNNDTAVQPEFLAELVAAVEADPGIGMVAAKMLNFYRTGRIDSVGVRPTTAGLGMNIGVGEADEGQYDVPSEVFGPCAGAALYRRAMLEEIGFFDGDFFAYYEDLDLAWRGRLAGWRAVTAPRAVVYHVHSATGGRMSPFTVYQVQRNKWYVLLKNWPPTLLLRHLPRILAWDGAALLLALVRGRFVPALRARLHVLRDLPALLRKRREIARLRRLDNVRIAGLLARGASPLGIFLRKMGSGV; this is translated from the coding sequence GTGCTTTGTGTCTCTGTCATCATCCTGACCTGGAACGGGCGCCAGTACTTGGATAGTTGTCTGAATTCTCTTGCAACTCAGACCTTCCGGGATTTCGAGACGATCCTGGTGGACAACGGCTCCCGCGACGGCTCGGCTGCTTATGTGCGGAACGCCTATCCCTGGGTACGGCTGGTGGAACTGCCGGAGAACGTGGGTTTTGCCGAAGGGAACAACCGGGGGCTGGCCGTTGCCAAGGGCGCCCATATCGTGACCCTCAACAACGACACCGCGGTGCAGCCGGAATTCCTCGCCGAACTGGTGGCGGCGGTGGAGGCCGACCCCGGCATCGGCATGGTGGCGGCCAAGATGCTTAACTTTTACCGGACCGGCCGCATCGACTCGGTGGGGGTGCGGCCGACAACGGCAGGACTCGGCATGAATATCGGGGTCGGCGAGGCGGACGAGGGGCAGTACGACGTGCCGTCCGAGGTCTTTGGCCCCTGCGCCGGGGCGGCGCTGTACCGGCGGGCCATGCTGGAGGAGATCGGCTTCTTTGATGGGGATTTTTTCGCCTATTACGAGGACCTGGACCTGGCTTGGCGGGGCAGGCTGGCGGGGTGGCGGGCCGTGACAGCCCCGCGCGCGGTGGTGTACCATGTCCATTCGGCCACCGGGGGGCGCATGAGTCCGTTTACCGTGTATCAGGTCCAGCGCAACAAGTGGTATGTGCTGCTGAAAAACTGGCCGCCGACGCTGCTGCTGCGCCATCTGCCCCGAATCCTCGCCTGGGATGGGGCCGCGCTGCTGCTGGCGCTCGTGCGGGGGCGGTTCGTGCCGGCGCTGCGGGCGCGGTTGCACGTGCTGCGCGACCTTCCGGCGCTGCTGCGCAAGCGGCGCGAAATAGCGCGCCTGCGCCGGTTGGACAACGTCCGGATCGCGGGGCTGCTGGCGCGGGGGGCCTCCCCTTTGGGAATCTTTCTGCGCAAGATGGGGAGCGGGGTATGA
- a CDS encoding oligosaccharide flippase family protein — translation MSSEVGSRIAKNSIFNFARTLLTIPITIFITPFIIRYVGRDEFGIWALVGVISSYAQLSDFGITDSLIKFMAEYKVKNDHQQLNRLINTAFVAYIFMSIAFCVIFFFALPFIITTILSIPPELVKKATYVFTIAIALFFVNMTMSVFGSLIIGFQRMGYSNLISFISTIIMACGTFVALSRGYGLVGLIHNNVLITIFVIFSNLFVAWRLFPQVALNPFKYFSMETLKLIFGFSWKVQLSSISNLLVYQVDRVLLSHYLGLGAVSNYEVANRIATQARVFIASVFTPMVPAASSLQATDESDKVRGLYNRSMKYMAVAAIPFSALVIALAHPFVRTWLGEGYATSAYTMQFLMLAYMINLLPGPGNFILHGINKPHIPMLNSIGAGITNLILCFVLVQQLGYYGIIIGILATIIIFSLTFLFMVHKEIHGLSWTLYASIYIKPIIISTALCAMLVVVNILLPFKGYALLSLLSLIYFAIVSFVMLKGSYFDQFDRLTLSKLNPFGKVR, via the coding sequence TTGAGTTCAGAAGTAGGATCTAGGATTGCCAAAAATTCAATTTTTAATTTTGCCCGAACGTTACTCACCATTCCGATAACAATATTTATCACTCCTTTTATCATCAGATATGTGGGGAGGGACGAGTTTGGTATATGGGCATTGGTTGGCGTCATCTCCTCCTATGCCCAGTTGAGTGATTTCGGGATTACGGACAGCCTTATCAAATTTATGGCTGAATACAAGGTCAAAAACGATCATCAACAGCTCAACAGGCTCATCAATACCGCCTTTGTAGCCTATATTTTCATGAGTATTGCCTTTTGTGTGATCTTCTTCTTTGCCTTGCCGTTCATCATAACTACTATTCTAAGTATTCCTCCTGAACTTGTAAAAAAGGCCACGTACGTTTTTACCATCGCCATAGCCCTCTTTTTTGTAAATATGACAATGAGTGTTTTCGGTTCCTTGATCATCGGTTTCCAGCGTATGGGGTACAGCAACCTCATATCATTCATTTCAACAATCATAATGGCCTGTGGGACTTTCGTTGCCCTGTCACGAGGTTACGGACTCGTAGGTTTAATCCACAATAACGTGCTCATCACCATCTTTGTCATTTTCTCAAACTTATTCGTTGCATGGCGGTTATTTCCGCAGGTGGCCCTGAATCCCTTTAAATACTTCAGTATGGAGACTTTAAAGCTGATTTTCGGCTTCAGTTGGAAGGTCCAGTTGTCCTCCATTTCCAACCTGCTCGTCTACCAAGTGGACCGGGTACTCCTTAGTCATTACCTTGGACTGGGGGCGGTCAGTAATTATGAGGTTGCCAATCGGATCGCCACCCAGGCCAGGGTTTTCATTGCGTCGGTATTTACTCCCATGGTTCCCGCCGCCTCATCGTTACAGGCCACCGATGAATCGGACAAAGTGCGCGGGCTGTATAACAGATCAATGAAATACATGGCCGTTGCAGCCATTCCGTTTTCCGCCCTCGTCATTGCCTTGGCGCACCCTTTCGTCAGGACCTGGCTGGGCGAAGGGTATGCAACAAGCGCTTATACCATGCAGTTTCTCATGTTAGCTTATATGATCAACCTGCTTCCCGGACCGGGGAATTTCATTCTTCACGGGATAAACAAACCGCATATCCCAATGTTGAATTCCATAGGCGCTGGAATAACAAATCTTATACTGTGTTTCGTCCTTGTGCAGCAGCTCGGTTACTATGGGATCATCATCGGTATTTTAGCAACTATAATTATTTTCAGTCTGACATTCCTTTTTATGGTGCACAAAGAAATTCATGGGTTAAGTTGGACTTTGTATGCCAGCATATATATAAAGCCAATCATAATTTCAACAGCTTTATGCGCCATGTTAGTTGTAGTAAATATACTGTTGCCATTTAAAGGGTACGCCCTCTTGAGTCTTCTATCATTGATATATTTTGCAATCGTATCCTTTGTCATGTTAAAAGGAAGCTATTTCGATCAGTTCGACCGCCTGACCTTATCGAAGCTTAATCCATTTGGCAAAGTCAGATAA
- a CDS encoding glycosyltransferase family 9 protein: MKIDWRRVKYVKGILPFLHKGAVPVIFALDYLRLWLRRRKVKKEAPERKFVVINLIEHFGDIVACEPVARDVKTRDPNAYLVWMVRRPYRELVLHNPAIDQVFVLSCLTEWIYLAGSGLFDEIIDLHPQNRKCPICHRPLLKERGNTEITIETYYNYGNLLAAYCQSAGIPVIEDQPRLYIPHETGQRIDLLGLPERFVVAHCSSNEASRDWTQEKWRQLAQDVMSNLDLPVVEIGLKPLLDLESDRYVNLCGQLSLLETAEVIRRARLFIGIDSGPAHLANAVGTFGIILLGEYRNFKRYMPYSGGYANGENANILYHAGPVAEISVNRVCDAIREYVNEMNGDSE, from the coding sequence ATGAAAATCGACTGGCGCAGGGTGAAATACGTCAAGGGTATCCTTCCTTTTCTTCACAAGGGGGCTGTGCCCGTCATCTTTGCGCTGGATTATCTCAGGTTATGGCTGAGGCGGCGCAAGGTCAAGAAGGAAGCGCCGGAGCGCAAATTCGTCGTCATCAACCTCATCGAGCATTTCGGCGATATCGTGGCGTGTGAGCCGGTGGCACGTGACGTCAAGACGCGTGATCCGAATGCGTACCTCGTGTGGATGGTCAGGAGACCCTACCGTGAGCTTGTCCTCCATAACCCGGCAATCGACCAGGTGTTTGTCCTTTCCTGCCTTACGGAATGGATATACCTCGCCGGATCGGGGCTGTTTGACGAGATTATCGATCTCCATCCGCAGAATCGCAAATGTCCGATTTGCCACAGGCCATTACTGAAGGAACGCGGCAATACCGAGATCACCATAGAAACGTACTACAATTACGGCAATTTGCTGGCAGCCTACTGCCAGAGCGCCGGAATTCCCGTCATCGAGGATCAGCCGAGGCTCTACATCCCTCATGAGACAGGTCAGCGCATTGATCTTCTCGGGCTGCCGGAACGTTTCGTTGTCGCCCATTGTTCATCCAATGAGGCGAGCCGGGACTGGACGCAGGAAAAATGGCGGCAGCTTGCGCAAGATGTCATGAGCAACCTTGATCTTCCGGTCGTCGAGATCGGGCTGAAGCCGCTACTTGATCTTGAATCCGACCGCTATGTGAATCTGTGCGGCCAATTGTCGCTGCTTGAAACTGCCGAAGTCATCAGGCGTGCGAGATTGTTTATCGGGATCGACAGTGGCCCGGCACATCTTGCAAATGCAGTCGGCACTTTCGGAATAATCCTTCTTGGCGAGTACAGAAATTTTAAACGTTACATGCCATACAGCGGCGGCTACGCAAATGGCGAAAATGCAAATATACTTTATCACGCTGGACCCGTGGCTGAGATTTCCGTCAATAGGGTATGTGATGCAATTAGAGAATACGTCAATGAAATGAATGGTGATTCTGAATGA
- a CDS encoding tRNA1(Val) (adenine(37)-N6)-methyltransferase gives MQAEETTDELRAYDLRVRQPKEGYRFSLDPLLLCDFVAAGSGGRVIDLGTGCGIIPLILARKAAGASLVGVEFQEEAAGLAMRNVTLNGLQERIGIICDDILSLRGRFPVSSFDLVTANPPYRTPGSGRISPRAGRDLARHESSAGLFDFLSVAKYLVKPSGAICFISHPSRLAEFVRCAGELKLALLRLRMVHGSADAPATMFLAQLAKGRKGDTLVLPPLLIHDEQGEYSGEAQRILGE, from the coding sequence GTGCAAGCTGAGGAAACCACCGACGAACTCCGTGCCTACGACCTGCGGGTTCGCCAGCCGAAGGAGGGGTATCGTTTCTCCCTCGATCCGTTGCTGCTGTGCGATTTTGTCGCAGCGGGTTCCGGTGGCCGGGTAATCGATCTCGGCACCGGTTGCGGGATCATCCCGCTGATTCTCGCCCGGAAAGCCGCCGGGGCCTCCCTGGTCGGCGTGGAGTTCCAGGAGGAGGCGGCCGGGCTGGCAATGCGTAACGTCACCCTGAACGGCCTCCAGGAGCGGATCGGGATTATCTGCGACGATATCCTCTCCCTGCGCGGGAGGTTTCCGGTCTCGTCGTTCGATCTGGTGACTGCCAACCCTCCCTACCGTACGCCGGGCAGCGGCCGCATCAGTCCGCGCGCCGGCCGGGATCTTGCGCGCCATGAATCGAGCGCCGGCCTGTTCGATTTCCTGTCCGTTGCCAAATACCTGGTAAAACCGTCGGGAGCCATCTGTTTCATCAGCCATCCCTCGCGGCTGGCGGAGTTTGTCCGCTGTGCCGGGGAACTCAAGCTTGCGCTGCTCAGGCTCCGCATGGTGCACGGTTCCGCAGACGCGCCGGCAACGATGTTCTTGGCGCAGCTCGCCAAGGGCAGAAAAGGGGATACGCTGGTTCTGCCGCCGCTCCTTATCCACGATGAGCAGGGGGAGTACTCCGGCGAGGCGCAACGGATTCTGGGTGAATAG
- a CDS encoding glycosyltransferase family 4 protein has product MKIVFLAPFGIRPKGTVIARMLPLAAELQGLGHQVVIIAPPYTNPEDSGKTEVLRGVRLVNVALPAGGNARRALPLAWRMFRAALRERADVVHLFKPKGYGGLAAMAHIALHRLGVGLPPLFVDTDDWEGKGGMNELHTYSSLEKRFFAFQEQWLSRHAAGMTVASRELERLTAGLGVAAAKILYLPNCVEQAPPGDGLRARKRLGIEAAAPVVLLYTRFFEFSQERLHRLFADLYRRVPGVRFLVVGKGRHGEEERLAGAAETGGFGEALVMAGWVEPQEIPDYLAAADVAIYPLDDTLVNRAKCPAKLTEIIRAGIPVVADRVGQAAEYVSDGASGYLCDPAQAEAMAEKTAALALDRTLGRQVGEKGRRYLAERFTWHEFAGRLAMFYEGNCRQKSDACCR; this is encoded by the coding sequence ATGAAGATCGTCTTTCTCGCACCCTTCGGCATCCGCCCCAAGGGGACCGTGATCGCCCGCATGCTGCCGCTGGCGGCGGAGTTGCAGGGCCTGGGCCACCAGGTGGTGATTATCGCCCCCCCCTATACCAATCCCGAGGACTCGGGGAAGACGGAGGTGCTGCGCGGGGTGCGGCTGGTGAACGTTGCGCTCCCGGCCGGCGGTAATGCCCGGCGGGCCCTCCCCCTGGCGTGGCGTATGTTTCGGGCCGCCCTCCGTGAACGGGCGGATGTGGTGCACCTCTTCAAGCCCAAGGGATACGGCGGCCTGGCGGCCATGGCGCATATCGCGCTGCACCGGCTGGGGGTAGGGCTCCCCCCGCTGTTCGTGGATACCGACGATTGGGAGGGTAAGGGGGGGATGAACGAGCTCCACACCTACTCTTCGCTTGAAAAACGTTTCTTCGCCTTTCAGGAACAGTGGCTGTCCCGCCATGCCGCCGGTATGACCGTCGCCAGCCGCGAACTGGAACGGCTGACCGCCGGGCTGGGGGTGGCGGCCGCAAAGATCCTCTATCTGCCCAACTGCGTGGAGCAGGCTCCGCCGGGGGATGGCCTTCGCGCCCGGAAACGGTTGGGTATTGAAGCGGCTGCGCCGGTGGTGCTATTGTATACCCGCTTCTTCGAGTTTTCCCAGGAGCGCCTGCACCGGCTGTTTGCCGACCTGTACCGAAGGGTCCCCGGAGTCCGTTTCCTGGTGGTGGGCAAGGGGCGGCACGGCGAGGAGGAGCGGCTGGCCGGTGCCGCGGAAACCGGGGGCTTCGGGGAAGCGCTGGTCATGGCGGGCTGGGTCGAGCCGCAGGAGATTCCCGATTATCTGGCGGCCGCCGACGTGGCCATCTATCCGCTGGACGATACCCTGGTCAACCGGGCCAAATGCCCCGCCAAGCTGACGGAGATCATCCGGGCGGGCATACCGGTTGTGGCGGACCGGGTCGGGCAGGCTGCCGAATACGTGAGCGACGGTGCGTCGGGATATTTGTGCGATCCCGCCCAGGCGGAAGCCATGGCGGAAAAGACGGCCGCCCTCGCGCTGGACAGGACGTTGGGCAGGCAGGTCGGGGAAAAGGGACGCCGTTACCTCGCGGAGCGATTCACGTGGCATGAGTTCGCCGGGAGGCTGGCGATGTTTTACGAGGGGAATTGTCGGCAAAAATCTGACGCTTGCTGTCGCTAG
- a CDS encoding glycosyltransferase family 2 protein: protein MSTACQFSIIIPNWNGIEHIEECLLSVGQQRFKDFDVVVVDNASTDRSVQFIHEHFPGVKVVALADNLGFSAGVNCGIRASIGKFVVLLNNDTVVAPNWLENLVKAIQDNPNVSIFASKLLNYYDRGVIDSAGDALDLSLGPYKIGEYQPKGQFSESRFIFGACGGGGCYRREIFDQIGAFDEDFFAYFEDIDLSFRANWAGIRTLFVPDAVIYHKIAATSGASSANKDRFDILRRRNFIFLVIKNYSLPLLARHLPFIMLGHVAQFLRNISQRRWRVAFETQWMILNGLSGMMRKRRQILAARMIGTGEMRELCSSKYGGTVAFLRKKLGSGRG from the coding sequence GTGAGCACCGCCTGTCAATTTTCAATCATCATCCCCAACTGGAATGGTATAGAGCATATTGAAGAGTGTCTCCTGTCAGTTGGACAACAGAGATTCAAAGATTTTGATGTTGTGGTTGTTGACAATGCGTCTACGGATAGATCTGTTCAATTTATACATGAACACTTTCCAGGGGTTAAGGTGGTGGCGCTTGCGGACAATTTGGGCTTTTCCGCCGGAGTGAACTGCGGAATCCGTGCCTCAATCGGGAAATTCGTTGTCCTCCTGAACAATGATACGGTTGTGGCTCCCAACTGGCTGGAAAACCTGGTAAAGGCAATTCAGGACAACCCCAATGTTTCAATCTTCGCGTCGAAGCTCTTAAATTATTATGATCGGGGTGTCATTGACTCTGCCGGAGATGCTCTTGATCTGTCGCTTGGTCCGTATAAGATCGGCGAATACCAGCCGAAAGGCCAGTTCTCCGAAAGCAGGTTCATTTTTGGCGCATGCGGTGGCGGCGGCTGTTACCGTCGGGAGATATTTGACCAAATAGGTGCATTTGACGAGGATTTTTTTGCCTACTTCGAGGATATCGACCTCAGTTTTCGGGCAAATTGGGCTGGCATTCGCACGCTCTTTGTTCCTGATGCTGTCATCTACCACAAGATAGCCGCGACATCGGGGGCATCCTCCGCAAACAAGGATCGTTTCGACATCCTGCGGCGACGTAATTTCATATTCCTGGTAATAAAGAATTACTCACTTCCGCTACTAGCTCGGCATCTCCCGTTTATAATGCTGGGACATGTGGCGCAGTTTCTGCGGAATATTTCACAGCGGCGCTGGCGTGTTGCGTTTGAAACGCAATGGATGATCCTTAATGGGTTGTCCGGGATGATGCGGAAACGGCGCCAGATATTGGCTGCCCGAATGATAGGAACCGGAGAGATGAGAGAGCTGTGCAGCTCAAAGTATGGTGGCACGGTTGCCTTTCTCCGTAAAAAACTCGGATCAGGGCGGGGCTAA
- the wecB gene encoding non-hydrolyzing UDP-N-acetylglucosamine 2-epimerase, with the protein MIKVLSIFGTRPEAIKMAPVVKELEKHADRFVSRVCVTAQHRQMLDQVLHLFGIVPDYDLDIMKPGQNLFDITCNVLLGLRGVLEEERPDIVLVHGDTTTTMAASLAAYYLRIPVGHVEAGLRTHNKYAPFPEEINRHVAGVIADLHFAPTPWARDNLLREGVAPATIHVTGNTVIDALLAVVGKVRQPEHEAGIMERLRRCLPENSPVVTSRTSRVILVTGHRRENFGEGFENICRALAEIGETYSDVEIVYPAHQNPNVQEPVRHLLGSKHGNIHLIEPQDYLPFVWLMNRSHLIITDSGGVQEEAPSLGKPVLVMRETTERPEALEAGTVRLVGTDHKRIVAEAGRLLTDGEAYRAMSQAHNPYGDGKAAGRIVSALADAIVTCW; encoded by the coding sequence GTGATCAAGGTCCTCTCCATATTCGGCACGCGCCCCGAAGCGATCAAGATGGCCCCGGTGGTCAAGGAACTTGAGAAACATGCGGATCGCTTCGTCAGCCGTGTCTGCGTCACGGCCCAGCATCGCCAGATGCTCGACCAGGTGCTGCATCTCTTCGGCATTGTCCCTGATTACGACCTGGACATCATGAAGCCGGGCCAGAACCTCTTCGACATCACCTGCAACGTGCTGCTGGGGCTGCGCGGGGTATTGGAAGAGGAGCGGCCCGATATCGTCCTGGTCCACGGCGATACGACCACCACCATGGCCGCCTCGCTGGCCGCCTACTATCTGCGCATCCCCGTGGGGCACGTGGAGGCGGGGTTGCGGACGCACAACAAGTACGCCCCCTTCCCGGAGGAGATCAACCGGCACGTCGCCGGGGTGATTGCGGACCTGCATTTTGCACCCACGCCGTGGGCGCGGGACAACCTGCTGCGCGAGGGGGTCGCCCCCGCAACCATCCACGTCACCGGCAACACGGTGATCGACGCGCTCCTGGCGGTCGTCGGCAAGGTGCGGCAGCCGGAGCACGAAGCGGGGATCATGGAACGCTTGCGCCGGTGTCTCCCGGAAAATTCACCCGTTGTGACCTCCCGGACCTCTCGGGTGATCCTGGTCACCGGCCACCGCCGTGAGAACTTCGGCGAAGGCTTCGAAAATATCTGCCGGGCGCTGGCTGAAATAGGTGAGACGTATTCTGACGTAGAGATCGTCTACCCCGCCCACCAGAACCCCAATGTTCAAGAGCCGGTACGGCACCTCCTGGGCAGCAAGCATGGCAACATCCACCTGATCGAACCGCAGGATTATCTCCCCTTTGTCTGGCTGATGAACCGCTCCCACCTGATCATCACCGATTCCGGCGGCGTACAGGAAGAGGCGCCGTCATTGGGTAAGCCGGTGCTGGTCATGCGCGAGACCACCGAACGTCCCGAGGCCCTTGAGGCTGGAACGGTGCGGCTGGTCGGAACGGACCACAAGAGGATTGTGGCTGAGGCTGGCCGCCTGCTTACGGACGGGGAGGCATATAGGGCAATGAGTCAGGCCCATAATCCGTATGGGGATGGGAAAGCGGCGGGGAGGATTGTCAGTGCTCTGGCCGATGCGATAGTTACTTGCTGGTGA
- a CDS encoding glycoside hydrolase family 99-like domain-containing protein, with protein MKTIAFYLPQYHPIPENDAWWGKGFTEWTNVAKARPLFLGHHQPQIPADLGFYDLRLEETRIAQAELAREYGIGGFCYYHYWFNGKMLLERPFNDVLTSSKPDFPFCLCWANENWTRRWDGLEQEILMRQNYDDYDPIQHAQWLVQAFKDQRYIKISGRPLFLVYRADHLKNIRNVLAAWKAYALESGFPGLYVCAVKNNQYKLSDAETIEAGFDAIVEFQPNPSDLKGAAMNLKTVTLVRKLNAILEKLNLPRKSDYVRYDYSKVVEAAIKKSPPAYKTFPCIFPNWDNTSRRRFGITVIQNDDATLYAKWLESSMMAVENNPEDEKIVFVNAWNEWAEGCHLEPDTHTGRKFLEATLETLNNFLPKNTQSKSEPT; from the coding sequence ATGAAAACAATTGCATTTTATCTCCCACAATACCACCCGATTCCTGAAAACGACGCTTGGTGGGGGAAAGGTTTCACTGAGTGGACAAATGTTGCGAAGGCCAGGCCGCTTTTTCTGGGGCATCACCAACCGCAAATACCTGCCGATCTCGGCTTCTACGACCTGAGACTCGAGGAAACGCGAATCGCTCAGGCTGAATTGGCGAGGGAGTACGGTATAGGGGGATTCTGTTACTATCATTACTGGTTCAACGGGAAGATGCTGCTGGAAAGACCCTTCAATGATGTGCTGACGTCAAGCAAACCGGATTTCCCGTTCTGCCTTTGCTGGGCAAATGAAAATTGGACTCGGAGATGGGATGGCTTGGAACAGGAAATTCTTATGCGGCAAAACTATGACGACTACGATCCTATCCAGCATGCTCAATGGCTGGTACAGGCATTTAAAGACCAAAGGTACATTAAGATCAGTGGCAGACCGTTGTTTCTTGTGTACAGGGCCGACCATCTAAAGAACATTCGTAATGTGTTAGCTGCATGGAAAGCCTATGCGCTGGAATCAGGTTTTCCGGGTCTTTATGTCTGCGCAGTAAAGAACAATCAATATAAACTTTCTGATGCCGAGACGATAGAAGCAGGTTTTGATGCCATAGTGGAATTTCAGCCAAATCCGAGTGATTTGAAGGGCGCGGCAATGAATCTGAAAACCGTAACGCTGGTAAGAAAACTGAATGCTATTTTGGAAAAGTTAAACCTACCTCGAAAAAGTGACTATGTGAGGTACGATTATTCAAAGGTCGTCGAAGCTGCAATAAAAAAATCTCCGCCGGCTTATAAAACCTTTCCTTGCATTTTCCCCAATTGGGACAATACATCAAGACGCCGATTTGGAATAACGGTAATCCAAAATGATGACGCGACGCTATATGCGAAATGGCTCGAGAGTTCTATGATGGCTGTGGAGAACAATCCAGAGGATGAAAAAATTGTTTTTGTGAATGCCTGGAACGAATGGGCTGAAGGTTGTCATCTTGAACCGGATACCCATACCGGGAGGAAGTTCCTTGAAGCAACCCTGGAAACTCTAAATAATTTTTTGCCAAAAAATACTCAAAGCAAAAGTGAACCGACGTGA
- a CDS encoding methyltransferase domain-containing protein, whose product MDETSKTKSIWTTFEKSILTGHGIDIGCGPDPVSPNARKFDIEDGDANEILRFVNDQFDFVYSSHCLEHMNDPKKTLQDWWTLVKPGGHLFLIVPDEDLYEQGVFPSRFNPDHKATFTISKTKSWSPVSMNILDLALSLPQSQLVGITLHDHGYDRSIQYKGIDKPTLVTRLMMRGYRLLNRLTSIRLQSMDIVLSHFSPVDQTLRPGVLAQIQCIVRKQQ is encoded by the coding sequence ATGGATGAAACCTCTAAAACGAAGAGTATTTGGACTACATTCGAAAAGTCCATCCTTACGGGGCATGGGATAGACATAGGCTGCGGGCCTGACCCGGTTAGCCCCAATGCCCGGAAATTCGATATAGAGGATGGCGATGCAAACGAAATCCTTCGCTTTGTCAATGACCAATTCGATTTTGTCTATTCATCGCACTGTCTTGAGCACATGAACGACCCGAAGAAGACTTTGCAGGATTGGTGGACGCTGGTGAAACCGGGTGGGCATCTTTTTCTGATCGTGCCTGATGAAGACCTTTATGAACAGGGGGTTTTCCCAAGCAGGTTCAACCCGGACCATAAGGCAACCTTTACCATATCGAAGACAAAGAGCTGGTCACCGGTATCGATGAATATTCTTGATCTCGCTCTTTCATTGCCGCAGTCGCAGCTTGTCGGTATTACCCTTCATGATCATGGATACGATAGAAGCATACAGTACAAAGGCATCGATAAGCCTACCCTGGTGACGCGGTTGATGATGCGGGGATACAGGTTGTTGAACCGTTTGACCTCCATTCGACTCCAATCGATGGATATCGTGCTATCCCATTTTTCCCCGGTGGATCAAACGCTCCGGCCGGGAGTCCTGGCGCAGATTCAGTGTATCGTCAGGAAGCAGCAGTAA